The Amycolatopsis sp. NBC_01480 genome segment GACGCTGAGCACGCTGTCCGGCGGCCAGCGCCGCCGCGTGGAGCTGGCGCGCATCCTGTTCGCCGCGGCCGAGGCGGGCGCGGGCGGCAAGTCCGAGACGATCCTGCTGCTCGACGAGCCCACCAACCACCTCGACGCCGATTCGATCACCTGGCTGCGCGGCTTCCTCAAGCAGCACGACGGCGGGCTCGTGGTGATCAGCCACGACGTGGAGCTGCTCGGCGACGTGGTCAACAAGGTCTGGTTCCTCGACGCGACGCGCGGCGAGCTGGACCTGTACAACATGAGCTGGCAGCGCTACCTCGACGCGCGCGCCACGGACGAGAAGCGCCGCCGCCGTGAGCGCGCGAACGCCGAGAAGAAGGCGTCCGCGTTGCAGCAGCAGGCCGCGAAGCTCGGCGCGAAGGCGACGAAGGCGGTGGCGGCCAAGAACATGGCGCGCCGCGCGGAGCAGATGCTGTCCGCTCTGGACGAGACCCGGCACGCCGACAAGGTCGCCCGGATCAAGTTCCCGGAGCCGGCGCCCTGCGGCCGCACGCCGCTGATGGCCGAGGGGCTGTCGAAGTCCTACGGCTCGCTCGAGATCTTCACCGGCGTCGACCTCGCCGTGGACCGGGGTTCGAAGGTCGTCGTACTCGGATTGAACGGTGCCGGAAAGACGACATTGCTCCGGTTGCTCGGCGGAATGGAAACTCCGGACACCGGATCCTTGGTCCCGGGTCACGGAATGCGTTTGGGCTATTACGCACAGGAACACGAAACGCTTGACCATGAAGCGAGCGTGTGGGAAAACATCCGACACCTGGCCCCGGACACCGGTGCCCAGGAGTTGCGTAACCTGCTCGGCTCGTTCCTGTTCACCGGCGAACAACTCGACCAGCCGGCCGGCACCCTTTCCGGCGGCGAGAAGACCCGCCTCGCGCTGGCCGGACTGGTCTCCAGCGCCGCCAACGTGCTGCTGCTCGACGAGCCCACGAACAACCTGGACCCGGCCAGCCGCGCGCAGGTCCTGGACGCGCTGCGCAGCTTCGCGGGCGCGGTCGTGCTGGTCACCCACGACCCGGGCGCGGTCGAGGCGCTCGAGCCCGAGCGCGTCATCCTGCTGCCCGACGGCACCGAGGACCATTGGTCCGCGGATTATCTGGAACTTGTCCAGCTAGCGTGACCCAGATGCGGCCATTCGGGTGCTTGCCAACCGGCGCGAAGCACTGAAATGGCCCAATGTGATCGCAGTTTCGACTGTTTTACGTCTGTCGTCTGGCATTCCGGCGCTCAGTGTTCGATCATTGCCCCGGCAGGGGCCCAATGTGGCCCAGAACACCACTCGGCGGGAAGGCGATCGACGTGGCTGATCTCAAGAAAGGCGCGCGGATCACCGGCAACACGCGCGACAAGCTGGCCGCTGACCTGAAGAAGAAATACGAGAAGGGCTCGAGCATCCGGGCCCTCGCGGAGTCCACGGGACGGTCCTACGGGTTCGTCCACCGGGTCCTCTCGGAGTCCGGAGTCCAGCTGCGGGGGCGCGGCGGGGCGACTCGGGTCAAGAAGAAGTAGTGGTACCAGGGCTGCTGCGCGGGGGGCGCAGTCCCGGTTCGGCGGCTCGGAACGTGAGCGCGGCTCCGAGCAGCACCAGTGGATAGACCAGGTAGCCGTAGCGGGTTGCCGGGGTGAGCAGGATCAAGGCGCCGAGACCGACGGCGATCCGCACCAGCACCGCGGATCCGGTCGCGGGGGGCCGGCGCCCCAGCCACACCAGCATGGCCACCGCTGCCGCGCCGACCAGCACCAGCGAAACCACGTTGCCCACGGGGCCGGTTTCCGCGATCAGGTGGCCCGGCAACGGGCTCGCCGCGGGGGAGTGCACCACGCCCATCCCGAGCGGGAACCGGATCACGTGTTCCAGGAAGGCCTTCGGACCGGCCAGGTAGACCGGCAGGTGCAGCACCACCGTCGTGGTGACCAAAGTGGTCACGAAACGGAGAAGTTTCGTGCGCCCCAAGCTCTTTTCGCCGCGCCCGCGGTAGTAGCAGTACACCGCGAGCACCGCCGCGGCCGGTGCCACGATGAGTTTCGCGCTGATCACCAGCGCCAGCACCAGTCCCGACCAGCCGGCCCGGCCGGTCGCGGCGAGTGCGCACGCGAGCACCAGCAGTCCCACGATGGCCAGATCCGGCCCGGCGACCGACCACGTCAGCGCGGTCAGCGGGCAGGCGAGCGCCAGCTGCGCCGCGAAAACCGGAATCCTGGGCCAGTTCAGCATTCGTAGCGAGGCGATCACGCACAGGCACACGGCGAGCGCGAAGTACCAGCGGGCGTCGGTGAGCGCGTTGGTCACCGGGTTGCCGCCGAAAAGCGCGCGCGGCAGGCCGAAGACGGTCATCACCGGGCCGTAGGGCGTGTAGTCGTTGACCTCCGGCGGACGGCCGAGCGCGGTCACGTCGACGTACGGGGTGCCGTGCTGCAGCAGCAGGCGCGCGCTGCGCTCGATCACCCACACCTCGGGCTGGGCCGCCCAGGATCCGGGGGTGACCAGCCAGTCCACTCCGGTCAGCCGGCGAATCACCAGTACCGCCAGCGGGATGATCATTGCCAACAGCCCGACGGACGCGATGGCAAGCCAGCGCGAGCCCAGCCGTCCCCGCGGCTCGCGGCCGGCTCGGGCGGAGACCAGCAGCCAGGCGCTGTGCGCGGCGGCTAGCCCGTAGCCGGCGCTGGCGAACGCGCCCCAGATCCGGTAGCCGTAGAACTCCGAGGCGAACGCGCTGGCGAACGCGAACACGAAGCAGCCGAAGTAGAACAGCAGGTCCCAGCCGAGCAGCCGGATCGCGCGGGCTTCGGGCGCGCGGCCCGGTGCCATGAGCAGCTGCACCCTGCGTCCCCCTCGCCTCGGCGTATCGTGCCCCCGTCGCGTCAGGTTACCGAGGGCCCGCGGCGGGTGAGCGGCCGCCCGTTTGCCGCGGTCCGCACCGGATCGGGAAGAACTTCGGGTCTGCCGGTGTTGTGCGCTTCATATCCGCGAAAAAGCTCAAGTAACGTAGAAGTTTTAGCCGGGCCGCACCACCGGCCCGGACGGTGGGATGGGGGACCTTCATGGACAACACCTGGGCGCTGATGAGCTCGGCGATGCGCTCGGCGGACACACCGAGGGCGCTGACCAAGGGCACGGTCAAGCGCGTCGCCCGCTTCGCCCGGCCGCACTGGGTGCGGCTGCTGGTCTTCCTGGTGCTGACGGTCGTCTCGGCCGTGCTCGCGGTGACCACGCCGGTGCTGGCGGGCAAGGTGGTCGACTCGATCGTCGGCGGCCACGACCTCTCGGTGGTGATCTGGCTGGCCGTGGTGATCGCCCTGCTGGCCATCGCCGACGCGGGGCTGGGCCTGGCCGAGCGGTGGCAGTCCGCGCGCATCGGCGAGGGCATCATCCTCGACCTGCGGGTGGCCGTCTTCGAGCACGTGCAGAAGCTGCCGATCGCGTTTTTCACCCGGACCCGCACCGGCGCGCTGGTCAGCCGGCTCAACAACGACGTGATCGGCGCGCAGCGGACGTTCACCGCCACACTGTCCGGATTGGTCACGAACGTGATCCAGCTGGTGCTCTCGCTGGCGGTGATGGTGACGCTGTCCTGGCAGGTCACGGTGGTCGCGCTGGTGCTGCTGCCGGTGTTCGTGCTGCCCGCGCGCCGGCTCGGCCGCCGGATGGCCGGGCTGCAGCGCGAGTCCGCCCAGCTCAACGCCGGCATGACCACCCAGATGACCGAGCGCTTCTCCGCGCCCGGCGCGACGCTGGTCAAGCTGTTCGGCCACCCGAGCCAGGAGGTCGCGGACTTCGCCGGGCGGGCCGGGCGCGTGCGCGACATCGGCGTGCGCACGGCGATGCTCACCCGCTGGTTCATGACCAGCCTGACGCTCGTCTCCGCGTTGGCCCAGGCGCTCGTCTACGGCCTCGGCGGCTACCTCGCGCTGACCGGGCAGCTCGCGCCCGGCACCGTGGTCGCGCTGGCTCTGCTGCTGACCCGGCTCTACGCCCCGCTGACCGCGCTGGCGAACGTGCGCGTGGACGTGATGACCGCGATGGTCTCGTTCGAGCGCGTTTTCGAGGTGCTCGACCTGGACCCGATGATCAAGGAGCCGGCCGAGCCGAAGGCCCTGCCCGCCGGCACCGGTGCTGGTGTCTCCGTCGAGTTCGACGACGTGCGGTTCGGTTACCCCGCGGCGGACCGGTTCTCCCTCGCCTCGCTGGAGGATGTGGCCACTTTGGACAATCGCGGTGGCGAGGAAGTGCTGCACGGCATCAGCTTCCGTGCCGAGCCGGGCCAGATGGTCGCGCTGGTCGGCTCGTCCGGCGCCGGGAAGTCGACGATCGCGTCGCTGCTGCCGCGGCTCTACGACGTGGACGGCGGCGCGGTGCGGCTGTCCGGGACCGACGTGCGTGACCTCGATTTCGCCACCCTGCGCGAAACGGTCGGCGTGGTGACGCAGGACGGGCACCTGTTCCACGACACGATCCGCGCCAACTTGGCGTACGCCCAGCCGGGCGTGACTGACGACGAGATCTGGGCAGCGCTGGAGCAGGCGCGGCTCGGGGAGCTGGTGCACTCGCTGCCGGACGGCCTGGACACCACCGTCGGCGAGCGCGGCTACCGCCTTTCCGGCGGCGAACGGCAGCGGCTCACCATCGCGCGGCTGCTGCTGGCCCAGCCCAAGGTCGTGGTCCTGGACGAGGCGACTGCCCACCTCGACTCCGAGTCCGAGGCCGCGGTCGGCGAGGCGCTCACCGGCGCACTGGAAGGCCGGACCTCGCTGGTGATCGCGCACCGGCTGTCCACCGTCCGCGCCGCCGACCTGATCCTGGTGATCGAGCACGGCACGGTCGTCGAGCAGGGCACGCACGAGGAGCTGCTGGCGCGGGAAGGCCGTTACGCCGAACTGCACCACACCCAGTTCGACGAGGAGCCCGCGGTCGCTTAGCCGGTCCCGGAGCGCAGCGGATGACGTTTTCCCCGCACTCAGCGAGGGGAAAGCGTCATCCGCTGCAGCAAGTCGCGGGGGTCAGCGCAGGGCCGGGACCCGTGGCTCGTACTTGGCCAGCAGCGCCTTGTTCGCCTCGTCGCCACCCTCCACATTGGAACTGCGCCACAGCGGCACGTCCAGGCCCTCGGCCGTGCCGCGGTCGAAGACCTGGGCCAGGATGAGGTTCCACAGGAACGCGTTGACCACAGTGGACAGTGGCGCGGTGCGCGGTGCGCCGGCCGGGTGGCTGGCGTCGCCGGGGATGACCAGTGAGTCGAGGACCACGGTGCCCTCCTCGACCAGCGTAGTCGGCGACCGGCGCGGGGCCGCGGCCACGCATTCGCGCGAGGTCACCGCGATGACCGAGGCGCCGCGGCGGCGGGCGCCGGCGGCCAGCTCCACCGGGTACGGGTTCACGCCGGAGGTGGAGAACACCACCAGCACGTCGTCCGGGCCGGGCGCGCGCTCGGCGAGCACCTCTTCCGCCAGCCCGGTGCGGCGCTCGGTCTTGGTGCTGTGCTGCGCGCCGTGCAGCGGCAGCAGCTCCGGGTGGTACAGCGGGTACACGCAGGCGAGGCCGCCCGCGCGGTAGAACGTCTCGGCGACGGCGGCCAGCGAGTGCCCGGCGCCCGCGGTGAACACCAGCGCGTCGCTGCGGATCACCCCCAGCACCAGGTCCGCCGCCGCGGCCACCTGGCCGGCGTTGGCCGCCTCGGCGGCCGCGAGCTTGTCCGCCGTGCTCTTCCAGTTCTCCGTGGCGCTCACCACACCTGCCCTTCGTCGCGGGTCCGGTCGCCGAATCTAGCGCGTGACCACTCTTTGTGGTGGATCAGCGTGGTGGATTAGCGTGACCGCGGGGCAAGAAACGGATCCCGGTGACTGGGAGGCGGCAGGTGGACGAGGCGGAACCCGTCGTTTCGGTGCGGCGTGCGCGTGGCCGCACGCGCGCGGTCGTGTTGGTGCTGCACGGCGGGGCCGAGGTCGGCACCGCGGCCGTGCCCCCGTGGAAGCTGGCGTACCTGCGCATGGTGCCGCTGGCCCGCGCCCTGCACCGCGCGGGCGGCCCGTACGGCCTCGAGGTGCGGCTGCTGCGCAACCGGCGGTACGGCTGGAACGGTGCCGCCGAGGACCCGGTGCCGGACGCGCGCTGGGCGCTGGAGCGGATCCGCGCCGAGCACCCCGGCCTGCCGGTGGTGCTGGTCGGGCATTCGATGGGCGGGCGCGTCGCGCTGCGCGTAGCCGACGACCCGGCCGTGACGGGCGTCTGCGCGCTCGCGCCGTGGACCCCGGCCGGCGAGCCGGTGGACGCCGTCGCCGGGCGCTCGGTGCTCATCGTGCACGGCACCCGCGACCGGATGACTTCACCGCGTGACTCCCACGCCTTCGCCGAGCGGGCCCGCGAGGTCGCGGCGCGCGTCGCCCGGTTCGAGATCGGCGGCGAGGGGCACGCGATGCTCCGCCGTTCGCCGGTCTGGACCAGGTTGGTGTGTGCTTTCACACTGGACGTGATCGAGGCCGGGACAAAGGACGAAACTCTCATCAGGGCCTGGACCCGTCCCGCGGACGAGCGGTTGCGAATCCCCGTGTGAGACGAGTCGGGCGACCGGCACAAAGCGCACGCTTCGTGACCCGGGAATACCATTCACCATGGGCCGCACAGCCCGTCCGGAGGGAGTGTCTTGTCCACCTCAAGTGTCGACCGCGCGGCGGGACCGTCCCCGCAACCGATTCCGCAGCAGATCCCCGACGAATCCCGGTGGCCGGGCCTGGCCACCCCGCCGCATTCGCCCTTGCGCGCGCGGGCCGCGGAGGCGCTCTTCCGCCGCGCCGTCAAGTCGCTGGACCTGCGGGTGAGGTTCCCGGACGGGACCACGCTCGGCGCGGGCGGCCCGGAGTCGCCGGAGATGCGCATCCGCCGCCCCGCCGCGTTTTTCCACCGCCTCGGCGCGGACGCGAAGATCGGCTTCGGCGAGGCGTACATGGTGGGGGACTGGACCGCCGACGACCTGCCCGGCGTGCTGACCCCGTTCGCGGAGAAGCTGGCCACCATCATCCCGCCGTTCCTGCAGCGGTTCCGCCGGTTCGTCGAGCGCGTCCAGCCCGAGGCCGAGGAGAACACGATCGAGGGATCGCGGGAGAACATCCACCGGCACTACGACCTGTCCAACGACCTGTTCAGCACCTTCCTGGACGAGTCGATGATGTACTCCTCGGCGCTGTTCGGCCCCGGTGACAGCCTCACCCAGGCCCAGCACCGCAAGCTCGACAGCGTGCTCGACTACGCGGGCGTGCGCGAGGGCAGCACCGTGCTGGAGATCGGCACCGGCTGGGGCGAGCTGTCCATCCGCGCCGCGTCACGGGGCGCGAAGGTCACCTCGCTGACCATCTCGCAGGAGCAGAAGACGCTGGCCGACGCGCGCATCGCCGAGGCCGGCTACAGCGACCGCGTCGACGTGCGGCTGTGCGACTACCGCGAGGCCGACGGCGAGTACGACTCCGTGGTCAGCGTCGAGATGATCGAGGCCGTGGGCGCGTCCTACTGGCCGACCTTCTTCTCCACGATCGGCAAGCGGCTGCGCCCCGGCGGCCGGTTCGGCCTGCAGGCGATCACCATGGACCACGACCGGATGCTGGCCGCGGCGCGCTCGTACACCTGGATCCACAAGTACGTCTTCCCCGGCGGCATCATCCCCTCGGTCGAGGCGATCGAGCAGGGCATGGCCGAGAACACCCGGCTCAAGCTGGCCGGCATGCGGGAGTTCGGCCAGGACTACGCCCGCACGCTGAAGCTGTGGCGTGAGCGGTTCCTCGCGCGCTGGACCGACATCAAGGACTTCGGGTTCGACGACGTGTTCGGCCGGATGTGGGAGTTCTACCTGGCCTACTCCGAGGCCGGGTTCCGCTCCGGGCACCTCAAGGTGCACCAGTTCGGGTTCGCCGACCCTCGCTGAACAGGGCGTTCTCTCCCGGCACAACCGGCCCAGGGTGCCGCACGTCCTCATACTGAGGGCATGCGGTTCACTGGGCCGCGCCAGTTGCTGATCCGACCGGAGGTAGGCGGACACGGGCTGCAGCCGATCGGCGTGCAGAAACCCTATCCGCGTGGCTGTAGTCGGATCAGTAACTGAACAGTATTGCCGGATTCGGGGAACAGGGTGATGGACCGATGACGTACGGAGGCGACGACGGCAGGCGGCGGGAGCCGCCCCGGAGGCCCCAGCCACCGGGTAACCCGCGGCAGCACCAGCGGGCGCAGATGATGCCGTTGCCGGGTTCCGCCCCCAGCGCGTACGACCAGCGGACGCGGCCGATGGGCAACCGGGGCGAGGCGCCGCCGCCCGGTCCGCCGCCCCGGCAGGACCCGCCAGGCCCGCACGAGGGCGGCCCCGCCCCGCGGCCGCGCCGTCGCCGCCGGTGGAGCGTCGGCAAGATCCTGATGACGCTGGTGCTGATCTTCGTCCTGTTCATCGGCGGCATCTGGGCCTACCTGGAGTTCTCGATCACGCGGGTCGACGCGCTGGCCGACTACGACGGCCGGCCCGCCGCCGCGTCCGGCACCAACTGGCTGGTGGTCGGCTCCGACAGCCGCGCCGGGCTCTCGGCCGCGGAAGAGGAGAACTTGGCCACCGGTGACACCACCGACGCGAGCGGCCAGCGCACCGACACGATCATGGTCGCGCACATCCCGGACAACTCCACGAAGCCGACGCTGCTTTCGCTGCCGCGGGACTCCGAGGTGAAGATCCCCGGCCACGGCACCAGCAAGATCAACGCGGCGTACGCGCTCGGCGGCCCGGCGTTGCTTGCGAAGACCGTCGAAGGCGTCACCGGCCTGCGCATCGACCACTACGCGGAGATCGGCTTCGGCGGCTTCGCGACCATTGTGGACGCGATCGGCGGGGTCGACATGTGCGTCGACAAGGACATGAACGACACGATGACCGGCATCAACATCAAGGCCGGCTGCCAGACCCTGGACGGGCGCGACTCGCTCGGCTTCGTCCGGATGCGGCACAGCACCGCGACCCCGCGCTCGGACCTCGACCGGGTGGCGAACCAGCGCAAGTTCATCGGCGCGCTGGTCAGCCAGATCGCGAGCCCGGGCACGCTGCTCAACCCGTTCCACTTCTTCCCGCTGCTGTCCGCGGCGCCGGCCGCGCTGACCATGGACTCGGGCGACCACGTGCACAACCTGGCCGGGCTGGCGATCGCGATGCGCGGCATCTCCTCGGGCGGCGTGCTCACCGGCACGGTGCCGGTCACCGACGGCTCGGCCACGCATTGGGACAAGGCCAAGTCGACGCAGCTGTTCGACGCGCTGAAGAACGACACCCCGGTGCCGGACGGTGTCCTCGTCAGCTGAGGGACGCCCGAGCGGTCGCCTGCCGGAAAACGGCGGGCGTCGCGCGGGCGTCTCCTGTCACCATGGGGCGATGGACACCCCACGGGAAACCCTGACCGAAACCGGGATCACGCTGGCCCGCTGGCGCCCGGAGCAAGCCGGCGACCTCGTGGCGGCCGTGCAGGGATCCCTGGCGCACATCGGCGCCTGGCTGCCCTGGGCCACCGATGGCTACGGGCCGGCCGAGGGCGCCGAATTCCTGGCCGGCACGGTGGAGCACTGGGAGTCGGGGGAGTCGTACGAGTACGCCCTGCTCGCCCCGGACGGCGCCGTGATGGGCAGCTGCGGCCTGATGCGCTGCTCCGACGGCGGCGGCGTCGAGATCGGCTACTGGCTCGGGCTCCCGTACACCGGCCGCGGCCTGATGACGGCGGCCGCTTCGCTGCTGGTCGCCGAGGCGTTCCGCGCGGGCGCCGAGTTCGTCGAGATCAAGCACGACGAGCTGAACACCCGCAGCGGCGCCATTCCCGCCCGGCTGGGCTTCACCCTCGACCGCAAGGAGTCCGCCGCCGGCGAGGAGCTGGCCCCGGCCTGCTCCGGGACCGACCACGTGTGGCGGCTGGACCGTCCCTGAGCAGTGCCGGGAAGAGCAGTGCCGGTCAGGCCGCCTTGCGCTCGCGCAGGAGCTTCAGCGCGCGGTCCGCGTGGGCGGTGAAGTTCAGCTCGCTCTTGATCACGTCCAGTACCCGCCGGTCGGTGTCGATGACAAACGTCTGGCGCTTGGTGTGCAAGGGAATCAGCTTGCGCCACACGCCGAACTGCTTGGCCACGCCGCCGTCCACATCGGACAGCAGCGGGTAGTCGAAGCTGTTCGCCGCGGAGAACGCGCGCTGCTTTTCGACGGCGTCCGGGCTGATGCCCACGCGCTGGGCGCCCACTTCGGCGAACTCGGCCGCCAGATCGCGGAAGTGGCAGCTCTCCGCGGTGCAGCCGCTGGTCATCGCGGCCGGGTAGAAGAACAGCACCACCGGGCCGGACGCCAGGAAGCCCGACAGGGTGCGCTCCACCCCCTGGTCGTCGGCCAGGGTGAAATCGGGGGCGAGGTCGCCGGTCTCCATCAGGGTGGGTCCTTTCGGTCGGGGCCGCGGAAGAAGATCCTCTCAGGGACTTCGAAACCGCGGCCCGGCCGGATGGCTCAGCCCGCGTGCCGGCCGATCATCTCGTCCACTTCGTCCCCGGTGGCGGAGTCGGCCACGAACGAGCCGCGCCCGCCCAGCACACCCAGTTCACGCAGCCGCTGCGCGTGTTCCTTCGTGCGCACGCCCTCGGCGCCGATCCGCAGGTTCAGCTCCTTCGCCCGCGAGACGAGCTGGGCCAGGTGCCGCGTGTCGGTCTCGGTCGGGTCGTCGGCGAGCAGGTCGATCACCGCGCCGGCGAGGATCACGTGCCGCACCGGCAGCCGGTGGCGCGCGATCAGCTCCAGGTCGTCGGAGCCGGAGATGGTCAGCACCAGCTGGGCACCGAGGTCGGCGAGCACGGTGAACGAGTCGAGCACGTCGCCGCCGTCGTCGAACATCGACTGGCGGTCGGTGCACAGCCGCAGCGCCCGCGCGGGCAGCTCGTGCCGGTCGAGCTGCTCCTTGACCAGCAGCACCAGGTCCGGGTCGGCGGCGAGCCGCTGGGGCAGCCGGATGCACACGTCCGGCGCCGCGCCGCCGAACCGCTGCCGCCAGCGCGCGGTCGCGGCCAGCGACTCGGCGAGCAGCCACTTGCCCAGCGGGATCGTCATGCCGGTGATCTGCGCCAGCGGGTAGAACTCGTCGGAGTCCAGCTCGCCGCGGTCCGGGTGGTTCCAGCGCAGCCCGGCGTTCACCGCGGCGATCTTGTCCGGGTCGGCCAGCATCACGGTCGGCTGGTAGACGAGCGAGAACTCACCGTTCTCCAGCGCGCCGGCGATCACCGCGCCCAGCTGGTAACGGCCGCGGTCCCGGGCGTCGAGCTGCGGGTCGTACAGCATCCACTGCGCCTTGCCCGCCTCCTTGGCCCGGTGCAGCGCCAGCTCGGCCGCGCGCAGCAGCTCGACGTGGCTGCTGCCCTCGGTCACCGAGCGCACGACGATGCCGGCGCTCGCGCTGACCCCGATTCCGTGCCCGCCAAGGTAAATCGGCTCGTTCAGGTCTTCCAGCGCCTGGTCGACCAAGACGACTGCCTGTTGCTGGGTCAGCTCTTCGCCGCGCAGCAGGACTCCGAAGCCGTCGCCGGACAGCCGCGCGACGTACCCGTCGTGCTTGCCGGTGAAGGTCCGCGACAACTTGCTCGCGACCTCCTTCAGCACCTCGTCGCCGACTCCGGCGCCGAGGCCGTCGTTGATCACCTTGAAGCCGTCGATGTCGAGGTACACCAGGCCGAGCCGGCCGCGGTTGGGCGTGCCGAGCGCGGCCTCCAGCCGGGTGGTGAACGCCTGCCCGTTCGGCAGCCCGGTGAGCGGGTCGTGCAGGTTCTGGTGCAGCAGCCGCTCGCCGAGCAGGTGCAGGTCGTCGGTGTCGGCGGCCATCAGCACCGGGAAGCGCGCCTCGGGCCCGTCGCCGGGCAGCCAGGCGAGAGTGACGTTGGTGGTCAGCCGGCCGTCCTGGCTGTGCGCCAAGTGCACGCCGCGCTCGGTGACGCGGTCGGTGCCGGGCGCGCTCAGCCGTTCGAGCCCGCCGCGGATCCGGTCGGCGTCGTGGGTGGTGGCCGCCAGGTCGGACAGGTGCCGCCCGCGCAGCCGCTCCGGCGGCGAGCCGACCAGCTTCCCCAGCGCGGGGTTGGCCTCGACGATGTCGCCGGCGGTGTCGGCGAGGGCAATCGCAATCGGCGCGACGGTGAACAGGGTGGTGAACCGCAGCAGGGCACCCTCCTGCACCGGGTCCGCTGTCCGGATGACGTCCCGGGCGAACTCGAGCAGGAGCCGCTCCCGGTCCTGGAGGGGAAGCGTTACTCCTTTGGTGTCAGCCAGCATCGCCGCGTACCGGCGCGCGACCTCGGACACCCCTGGTTGGTCACCAGGCTCAGGCACACTCCACCCCTTCATGCGCGGACTAAAGCCAGCTCAGACGTGGTGCGAGGAATCATGGACCCACACTAGGTATGAGTTGGCCGTGAGTGATGCCACGGCATCACGCGCGATCCGGGGTGTCTACCGGCTGAACGAGTGATGGACACTGCACAAAAGGTGACGGCATGTCACCTTGAGTGCGCGAACGTGTCTCCCGATGCCGACAGGCCCCCGGCCCGCGCCCCTCAACGTCGAGCGGAAGCCGTCAACGATATTCGAGGCGCATCGGCAGTCCGTCGGCGGGCACCGGCAACGAGACGTAGTCCCAGCGCGCGGTATAGGCCGCCGGCACCGACCAGCGGTAGGTCCGCAGCATCTCGTGCATCAGCGCCTTGACCTCCAGTCCGCCGAACTGGAGGCCGATGCACTTGTGCGCGCCGCCGCCGAAGGGCATCCAGGCGAAGCGGTGCGATTTGTCCTCGCGGCGCGGCTCCGCGAACCGCTCGGGGTCGAAGGCGTGCGGGTTCGTCCAGTGCTCGGCGCTGAAGTGGTTCAACGTCGGCGAGACCCCGACCAACGTGTCCGCGGGGATGTAGTGACCGAGCACCTCGGTGTCCTTTGTGGTCTTCCGGGCCATCGAGGGCACCGGCGCCACCAGCCGCAGCGCCTCCTTCATGACGAGGTCGAGCGTCTCGAGCCCGTCCAGCGCCTCGATGTCGGGCAGGTCGTCGCCGAGCGCCAGCGACTCGGCCCGGGCGCGCTCCTGCCAGTCCGGGTGCTTGGCCAGGTAGTAGGCCATGGCGCTGCTGGTGATGGTCGTGGTGTCGTGCGCGGCCATCATCAGGAAGATCATGTGGTTCACGACGTCGACGTCGCTGAACCGGTCGCCGTCCTCGGTGGTGGCGTGGCAGAGCGCGGCGAAGA includes the following:
- a CDS encoding cyclopropane-fatty-acyl-phospholipid synthase family protein, whose protein sequence is MSTSSVDRAAGPSPQPIPQQIPDESRWPGLATPPHSPLRARAAEALFRRAVKSLDLRVRFPDGTTLGAGGPESPEMRIRRPAAFFHRLGADAKIGFGEAYMVGDWTADDLPGVLTPFAEKLATIIPPFLQRFRRFVERVQPEAEENTIEGSRENIHRHYDLSNDLFSTFLDESMMYSSALFGPGDSLTQAQHRKLDSVLDYAGVREGSTVLEIGTGWGELSIRAASRGAKVTSLTISQEQKTLADARIAEAGYSDRVDVRLCDYREADGEYDSVVSVEMIEAVGASYWPTFFSTIGKRLRPGGRFGLQAITMDHDRMLAAARSYTWIHKYVFPGGIIPSVEAIEQGMAENTRLKLAGMREFGQDYARTLKLWRERFLARWTDIKDFGFDDVFGRMWEFYLAYSEAGFRSGHLKVHQFGFADPR
- a CDS encoding LCP family protein, which produces MTYGGDDGRRREPPRRPQPPGNPRQHQRAQMMPLPGSAPSAYDQRTRPMGNRGEAPPPGPPPRQDPPGPHEGGPAPRPRRRRRWSVGKILMTLVLIFVLFIGGIWAYLEFSITRVDALADYDGRPAAASGTNWLVVGSDSRAGLSAAEEENLATGDTTDASGQRTDTIMVAHIPDNSTKPTLLSLPRDSEVKIPGHGTSKINAAYALGGPALLAKTVEGVTGLRIDHYAEIGFGGFATIVDAIGGVDMCVDKDMNDTMTGINIKAGCQTLDGRDSLGFVRMRHSTATPRSDLDRVANQRKFIGALVSQIASPGTLLNPFHFFPLLSAAPAALTMDSGDHVHNLAGLAIAMRGISSGGVLTGTVPVTDGSATHWDKAKSTQLFDALKNDTPVPDGVLVS
- a CDS encoding GNAT family N-acetyltransferase, encoding MDTPRETLTETGITLARWRPEQAGDLVAAVQGSLAHIGAWLPWATDGYGPAEGAEFLAGTVEHWESGESYEYALLAPDGAVMGSCGLMRCSDGGGVEIGYWLGLPYTGRGLMTAAASLLVAEAFRAGAEFVEIKHDELNTRSGAIPARLGFTLDRKESAAGEELAPACSGTDHVWRLDRP
- a CDS encoding peroxiredoxin, translating into METGDLAPDFTLADDQGVERTLSGFLASGPVVLFFYPAAMTSGCTAESCHFRDLAAEFAEVGAQRVGISPDAVEKQRAFSAANSFDYPLLSDVDGGVAKQFGVWRKLIPLHTKRQTFVIDTDRRVLDVIKSELNFTAHADRALKLLRERKAA
- a CDS encoding diguanylate cyclase domain-containing protein — encoded protein: MLADTKGVTLPLQDRERLLLEFARDVIRTADPVQEGALLRFTTLFTVAPIAIALADTAGDIVEANPALGKLVGSPPERLRGRHLSDLAATTHDADRIRGGLERLSAPGTDRVTERGVHLAHSQDGRLTTNVTLAWLPGDGPEARFPVLMAADTDDLHLLGERLLHQNLHDPLTGLPNGQAFTTRLEAALGTPNRGRLGLVYLDIDGFKVINDGLGAGVGDEVLKEVASKLSRTFTGKHDGYVARLSGDGFGVLLRGEELTQQQAVVLVDQALEDLNEPIYLGGHGIGVSASAGIVVRSVTEGSSHVELLRAAELALHRAKEAGKAQWMLYDPQLDARDRGRYQLGAVIAGALENGEFSLVYQPTVMLADPDKIAAVNAGLRWNHPDRGELDSDEFYPLAQITGMTIPLGKWLLAESLAATARWRQRFGGAAPDVCIRLPQRLAADPDLVLLVKEQLDRHELPARALRLCTDRQSMFDDGGDVLDSFTVLADLGAQLVLTISGSDDLELIARHRLPVRHVILAGAVIDLLADDPTETDTRHLAQLVSRAKELNLRIGAEGVRTKEHAQRLRELGVLGGRGSFVADSATGDEVDEMIGRHAG